The following DNA comes from Patescibacteria group bacterium.
GTGAGCAATAAAAAAAGAAACAGCAATTATAATACTAAACAAAAACCTAAGTTTTAAGGAGGCTTTCAATACATTCCCTAATAAATCTGTCTTATTAAATCGAGCAAGGAAAACCCTGATAGAAGGATTAATACCAAGATACGAAAATACTAATAGTATTGAAATTATGGAATAAAAATAAGACCAGGTTCCAAAAGCTTTTACTCCCAATCGGCGGGCAAGAAGTATATTTAAAGCAAAGTAAAATACAAACCCAACACCTTGGGCCATAAAACTCCAAATTGTCTCTTTAAACAGTTTTTTTTTTGAGAATAAATCTTTTTAATTTTTTTAACATTTCCAGTGTGATAAGTCTTTATTTAATAATTTCTCTAGATTTTCAATATCTTCTTGATAAAAATTTTTTAAATAATTTTCTGTTTGTGTATCGATCTTTTGATGTTTTCTTCTTTTAGTAATGAATTGCATAATAAATTTTTTGATTCCAATGTTTTTCAATAACCTTATTAGCCAAGAAAGATTGAGACTGATTAATAACTCAGAGAATATACCCATTAGTCTGGGTATACTTGTGGTTTTTACTGATTTAGAAGCATTTGTTCGTTTTTCCAACCCTTCCGGTTCAAAAGAGCCATCTACTTCTAAGAATTGATATACGTCTTTTATGGTTTTGTCGGGTTCATTTTTAATTTTCTTGAACAAGATTATATGCATTTGAGACTTATTAAAATATTTTAAATATCTCGTTAGTTGTTTATAATAAAGTCCTCTTTCTCTATATTCTTCTTCTACTCTTACAACTTTTTCAAAAGATCTTTCTTCGACTTTATAGTATTTATTGTATACTCGATACTGAGAATATGCCCTATTTATAGGATTTCTTAAGCATATTATTATTTTAATGTTGGGAAAGTGTTTATAAATATTTCTTGGGGCGTATTTATCAAATAAGTAGATTGTGGAAAATTCACCTTGTTTTTGATTTGTTTTACAATGAGCAAAACGTTTTCGATACCAATTAAATGATTTTTTGTAATTTTCATTCATTGAGTTATGAATATAGCTTCTTTTCTTAT
Coding sequences within:
- a CDS encoding sulfotransferase translates to MKSKLNNKIKLNFIGIGAQRSGTTWLAEKLDQHPKICISVPKEICYFNKKRSYIHNSMNENYKKSFNWYRKRFAHCKTNQKQGEFSTIYLFDKYAPRNIYKHFPNIKIIICLRNPINRAYSQYRVYNKYYKVEERSFEKVVRVEEEYRERGLYYKQLTRYLKYFNKSQMHIILFKKIKNEPDKTIKDVYQFLEVDGSFEPEGLEKRTNASKSVKTTSIPRLMGIFSELLISLNLSWLIRLLKNIGIKKFIMQFITKRRKHQKIDTQTENYLKNFYQEDIENLEKLLNKDLSHWKC